Within the Sebaldella sp. S0638 genome, the region GATTCTATAATACATTTAAAAATGAGTTTTTTAATTTATATTCTTTTAATGATTATGAAGTATTGGATAAGAAAACTTATGAATTTATATATATTAAATACAATTATTTAAGACCTCATTCTTATAATAACGGGATACCTCCTGCTTTAGGTAAGCGGTCTGCTTAATTTACTATCACATACTGTAGCAATTTTACTTGACCACTACAGATTTAATTGAAATACTAATGTTAAAAGGCTTAATTCATGAATTTCAAACCTTTCAATTTCTATGTTTAATTTCACTAATTCTTCTGATTTTTCTAAAATTGATGGTGTTATAAATTCAGCCATGTCTTCTAAACTATTATATTTATTATAAATACTTAATTTTTCATCTTTACTTTTATACAAATTTTTTGTAATTTCACTCTCATTTTTGCACTTTTGAATAAATGTCTTTTCTGTTTGTTCAGAATGTGCACATATTATAAGACTACTTGTTGAGGTTTCAGTTAAAAATTTTTTTATCACCTCAGAACTTGTATAAAAAGTTCCGCATATAATCTTTAATGGCACTGTTTTTCTACTATTTATTAATACTATATTATTGGTTGAGCCTGCAATTCCTGAATTCCCTGTTGAAAGTTCATCTATAGAAACTTCCCATTCTCTTATCTCATTTGTAGAAAATGTATTGCTTTTACATTGAACTACAGCCATAACTGCTTCAATAGGAATAAATTTAATATTTTTATTTTTTAGAACATATGGGATATATTGTTCATCAAAAATCACTAAGTCTGTTTCTCTTGAAACCTTTCCACTTGAATCTATTAAAAAAGCTCCCTGCTCTATTTTAAACTTCTTAGGAATTATATTTTCAAACATTTCTTTCCACACTTTTTCCCTAAAAGTCCCAGCAGTTAAGTGATGGTTATTAACAGTTATAAATAACTCTTCTACTATTGATTTCTCCATTTTTCTATAATTATTTCTAATTTCTCTTATTATATTTTCATTCATATATTCTTTACACCCTTTCTTTATAAACAAAAAATAAGCCAATCCACAAATAAAAATTTTAATTCTTATGCACAATTAAATTAATTTGTAGATGGCTCAAAATTAGATTCACCATATATTCATATGAGAATCAGACTTATGTTCTTTATAAATATTTAAGATTTTTTGGATAAATAAATTACACAATATCCACCATAGAGAACCCAAGACTTTTCTTACTGCCTGCACCGCTCTGGTACACTTCATTAAGAATGTACTGTTCTCCTTCCATCTCGAAACTTCCTATCGAAGAGGCCATTTTTATTCCGTAAGAAGTCACAATTATTTTTTTCATATCCAGCTTTTTAATGGATAAAGTATCCAAGTCCTTTTCAATATTTTCAGAAAATTTATCTTTTAGCTGATTATACAAATTTCTTTTCAGAAATTTTTCAAAGTTCAGATCATTGCACGAATAAT harbors:
- a CDS encoding DUF6602 domain-containing protein — encoded protein: MNENIIREIRNNYRKMEKSIVEELFITVNNHHLTAGTFREKVWKEMFENIIPKKFKIEQGAFLIDSSGKVSRETDLVIFDEQYIPYVLKNKNIKFIPIEAVMAVVQCKSNTFSTNEIREWEVSIDELSTGNSGIAGSTNNIVLINSRKTVPLKIICGTFYTSSEVIKKFLTETSTSSLIICAHSEQTEKTFIQKCKNESEITKNLYKSKDEKLSIYNKYNSLEDMAEFITPSILEKSEELVKLNIEIERFEIHELSLLTLVFQLNL
- a CDS encoding integrase core domain-containing protein, translated to MLFYHSGYFLFTDFFSQARRAGCPYDNAVIERFYNTFKNEFFNLYSFNDYEVLDKKTYEFIYIKYNYLRPHSYNNGIPPALGKRSA